The Candidatus Obscuribacterales bacterium genome has a window encoding:
- a CDS encoding DEAD/DEAH box helicase, with protein MISPNLDLSKLYPFPLDDFQTQAIAALDDGKSVVVCAPTGSGKTLIGEYAIHRALASNRRVFYTTPLKALSNQKLRDFRDRFGADNVGLLTGDVSINRHAPVLVMTTEIFRNMLYGTAIGAVGTSLVDVQAVVLDECHYMNDRQRGTVWEESIIYCPPEIQLVALSATVDNSDQLTDWICQVHGPTELIYSDFRPVPLEFNFCKPNGLFPLLNSTNTKINPRLKPKGGKKRSRQDSPALGYVISQLSQRDMLPAIYFIFSRKGCDRAVEEVSQMSLVTEQEQAQLKRYIDEFLNHNPDAARVGQVEPLYQGIAAHHAGILPAWKSLVEELFQMGLIKVVFATETLAAGINMPARTTVISSLSKRTDRGHRLLNASEFLQMAGRAGRRGMDERGYVVTVQTRFEGAQEASYLATSRADPLISQFTPSYGMVLNLLQTHSLEEAQELIERSFGQYLATLHLQPQQQAIADIEALIAKHQADLDHVDVDALAHYQKLNERLKEERRLLKVLKQQAQQVQAQDLALSVNFAIAGTILSLRQPEMTAVLVMKLPREGQDPFLVCLGQDNLLRVVTLADVAQLHAELPRLSEVDTWAPPRGIQPRPGYTCKGDEDTLAIARRLPQVELPQSFTPEVKEYLERVADIEDQIAHHPARQWGNPGQMIKHQKRITKLQADLSDRLNKLEAHTHRYWQEFVNLMRILQHFQCLEGSEPAPIGQIAAAIRGDNELWLGLALASGELDALDPHQLAATCAALVTEVSRPDIWTRYDHSDAVEQALAGLRGLRRQLFQQQRRYQVALPVWLEQEWIALVEQWAMGEDWTDLCSNTSLDEGDLVRILRRTVDFLSQIPYVPYLSGDLRQNAQLAIRAIDRFPVNEADLTDILGDMDEPETEEESEEPEKKPDVPLLTLDEETGKKP; from the coding sequence TTGATTTCGCCTAATCTTGACCTTAGTAAACTCTACCCCTTTCCGTTAGACGATTTCCAAACCCAGGCGATCGCCGCATTGGATGATGGAAAATCCGTAGTCGTCTGTGCGCCCACCGGATCGGGGAAGACATTGATTGGGGAATATGCCATCCATCGCGCCTTGGCTAGCAACCGACGGGTTTTCTACACCACGCCTCTGAAAGCCCTGTCGAATCAAAAGCTGCGAGACTTTCGCGATCGCTTTGGCGCAGACAATGTTGGTTTACTCACCGGTGATGTGTCGATCAATCGCCACGCTCCGGTGCTGGTGATGACCACCGAAATTTTCCGCAACATGCTCTACGGTACCGCCATTGGTGCTGTGGGCACGTCCTTGGTAGACGTGCAAGCAGTGGTGCTCGACGAATGCCACTATATGAACGATCGCCAACGGGGTACGGTCTGGGAAGAGTCTATTATCTACTGTCCCCCCGAGATTCAGCTGGTGGCCCTGTCGGCCACGGTGGATAACAGCGATCAGTTGACCGACTGGATTTGTCAGGTGCATGGTCCCACGGAGTTGATCTATTCCGACTTCCGTCCGGTGCCCCTAGAATTTAATTTCTGCAAGCCCAATGGTCTGTTCCCGCTGCTTAATTCTACGAACACCAAAATCAACCCTCGCCTCAAACCCAAAGGGGGCAAAAAGCGCAGTCGCCAAGACTCTCCGGCGCTGGGCTATGTGATCAGCCAACTCAGCCAGCGGGATATGCTGCCGGCCATCTACTTCATCTTCAGCCGCAAGGGGTGCGATCGCGCCGTGGAAGAGGTGAGCCAAATGAGTTTGGTGACGGAGCAAGAGCAGGCTCAGCTCAAACGCTATATTGACGAGTTTTTGAACCACAACCCTGATGCTGCGCGAGTTGGTCAGGTAGAACCGCTCTACCAAGGCATTGCCGCCCACCATGCCGGGATTCTGCCAGCGTGGAAAAGCTTGGTAGAAGAGCTGTTCCAGATGGGGTTGATTAAGGTAGTGTTTGCCACAGAAACCCTGGCAGCAGGGATTAACATGCCTGCCCGCACCACGGTGATTTCCAGCCTATCGAAGCGCACCGATCGCGGCCATCGCCTGCTAAACGCCTCCGAATTCCTGCAGATGGCCGGACGGGCGGGGCGGCGGGGGATGGATGAGCGTGGCTATGTGGTGACGGTGCAAACCCGGTTTGAGGGAGCCCAAGAGGCATCCTACCTCGCTACCTCCCGCGCTGACCCATTAATTAGCCAATTTACGCCAAGCTACGGCATGGTGCTGAATTTGCTGCAAACCCATTCCTTAGAAGAAGCCCAAGAGCTGATTGAACGCAGTTTTGGGCAATATTTAGCCACCCTCCATCTCCAACCCCAGCAGCAGGCGATCGCTGATATCGAGGCTCTGATTGCCAAACACCAGGCCGATCTCGACCATGTCGATGTGGATGCCCTTGCCCACTACCAAAAACTGAACGAGCGGCTGAAGGAAGAGCGCCGCCTGCTGAAGGTGCTAAAACAGCAGGCCCAGCAGGTCCAGGCCCAAGACCTCGCACTATCGGTCAATTTTGCGATCGCTGGCACCATCCTCAGCCTCAGGCAGCCAGAGATGACCGCTGTTTTGGTGATGAAGCTACCCCGGGAAGGTCAAGATCCCTTCTTGGTTTGCCTAGGGCAAGACAATCTGCTGCGGGTCGTTACCCTAGCGGATGTGGCCCAGCTCCATGCAGAACTGCCGCGACTGTCGGAGGTGGATACCTGGGCCCCACCCCGAGGCATCCAGCCCCGCCCTGGCTATACCTGCAAGGGCGATGAGGACACCTTGGCGATCGCCCGGCGATTGCCGCAGGTGGAGCTTCCCCAGTCGTTTACTCCGGAAGTCAAGGAGTATCTGGAGCGGGTAGCGGATATTGAAGACCAAATTGCCCATCATCCCGCCCGCCAGTGGGGTAATCCAGGGCAGATGATCAAGCACCAAAAACGCATTACTAAACTGCAAGCTGACTTAAGCGATCGCCTCAACAAACTCGAAGCCCATACCCATCGCTACTGGCAGGAGTTTGTCAATCTCATGCGCATTCTTCAGCACTTCCAATGCTTAGAGGGATCCGAGCCCGCGCCCATTGGTCAAATTGCAGCGGCCATTCGCGGTGACAACGAACTGTGGCTGGGGCTGGCCCTAGCATCTGGGGAACTGGATGCTCTGGATCCCCACCAGCTTGCTGCCACCTGTGCTGCCTTGGTCACCGAAGTGTCTCGCCCCGATATTTGGACACGCTACGACCACTCCGATGCCGTCGAGCAAGCCCTAGCTGGTTTACGAGGACTACGACGCCAGTTATTTCAGCAGCAGCGGCGCTACCAGGTGGCACTACCCGTCTGGCTGGAACAAGAATGGATTGCCTTGGTTGAGCAGTGGGCCATGGGCGAAGACTGGACAGACCTCTGTTCGAACACCAGCTTAGATGAAGGTGATTTGGTGCGGATTCTGCGCCGCACCGTTGATTTTCTCTCCCAGATTCCCTACGTACCCTACCTATCCGGGGATCTACGGCAAAATGCACAACTGGCGATTCGGGCCATCGATCGCTTCCCGGTGAATGAAGCTGATTTGACCGACATCCTGGGTGATATGGACGAGCCGGAGACCGAGGAGGAGTCTGAAGAGCCGGAGAAGAAGCCCGATGTTCCTTTGTTGACCTTAGATGAAGAGACGGGCAAGAAACCGTAA